The following coding sequences are from one Musa acuminata AAA Group cultivar baxijiao chromosome BXJ1-6, Cavendish_Baxijiao_AAA, whole genome shotgun sequence window:
- the LOC103989596 gene encoding probable BOI-related E3 ubiquitin-protein ligase 3 isoform X1 has product MAVEAHHLHLFPSQLLRNREIINGVEDQSGFYNTQSGFFAPASGATASSYIPFCSSPSAPMTAATTSDSGLTFNNFHAAMASRKRPRDWDRQLSFLGQDLSSHIQQQMLDVDRIILHHAEKVRVELMEGLKRFLRGILAAVEEGLSKRLESKEEEIARVSKLNWALEERIKTLCVENQMWRDLARSNEAAAQVLRTNLEQALAEAQVKAEEEAAAIAADDAESCCFGDNAGGENRDPAAAEAKRSGLRRVCRCCQAQEPSVLLLPCRHLCVCAACGPAVVVCPICNCNSNVLCELLVSSVPLTSHVTRFTHLRYRLPLRHGFPGQGT; this is encoded by the exons ATGGCAGTTGAAGCTCACCATCTTCACCTCTTCCCTTCCCAACTCCTAAGGAACAG GGAAATCATTAATGGTGTAGAGGACCAATCGGGCTTCTACAACACGCAATCGGGATTCTTTGCACCGGCCTCCGGCGCCACCGCCAGCTCTTATATCCCCTTCTGCAGCAGCCCATCTGCTCCGATGACCGCCGCCACCACGTCTGACAGCGGTCTCACCTTCAACAACTTCCACGCCGCCATGGCTTCGAGGAAGCGGCCGCGAGACTGGGATCGACAGCTTTCCTTCCTCGGCCAAGATTTGTCCTCCCACATCCAGCAGCAGATGCTCGACGTTGATCGCATCATCCTGCACCAC GCTGAGAAGGTGAGGGTGGAGCTAATGGAGGGGCTCAAGCGGTTCCTGAGGGGAATCCTCGCCGCCGTAGAAGAAGGCCTATCGAAGCGGCTCGAATCCAAAGAAGAAGAGATCGCGAGAGTGAGCAAACTGAACTGGGCACTGGAGGAGCGCATCAAGACCCTGTGTGTCGAGAACCAGATGTGGCGGGACTTGGCGCGGAGCAACGAGGCGGCCGCCCAAGTCTTGCGGACCAACCTCGAACAGGCCCTGGCGGAGGCGCAGGTCAAAGCCGAGGAAGAGGCAGCGGCGATCGCCGCCGATGACGCCGAGTCCTGCTGCTTCGGCGACAATGCGGGCGGCGAGAACAGGGATccagcggcggcggaggcgaaGAGATCGGGGCTGAGAAGGGTGTGCAGGTGTTGCCAAGCGCAGGAGCCGTCGGTGCTGCTGTTGCCGTGTCGGCACCTCTGCGTGTGCGCGGCCTGCGGCCCGGCCGTCGTCGTCTGCCCGATCTGTAACTGCAACTCCAATG TGCTATGCGAATTATTGGTTTCTTCGGTGCCGCTCACGTCGCATGTGACCCGTTTCACCCACCTACGTTATCGTCTTCCTCTGAGGCACGGGTTTCCAGGCCAAGGGACGTAA
- the LOC103989596 gene encoding probable BOI-related E3 ubiquitin-protein ligase 3 isoform X2, with amino-acid sequence MAVEAHHLHLFPSQLLRNREIINGVEDQSGFYNTQSGFFAPASGATASSYIPFCSSPSAPMTAATTSDSGLTFNNFHAAMASRKRPRDWDRQLSFLGQDLSSHIQQQMLDVDRIILHHAEKVRVELMEGLKRFLRGILAAVEEGLSKRLESKEEEIARVSKLNWALEERIKTLCVENQMWRDLARSNEAAAQVLRTNLEQALAEAQVKAEEEAAAIAADDAESCCFGDNAGGENRDPAAAEAKRSGLRRVCRCCQAQEPSVLLLPCRHLCVCAACGPAVVVCPICNCNSNGSVLVNMS; translated from the exons ATGGCAGTTGAAGCTCACCATCTTCACCTCTTCCCTTCCCAACTCCTAAGGAACAG GGAAATCATTAATGGTGTAGAGGACCAATCGGGCTTCTACAACACGCAATCGGGATTCTTTGCACCGGCCTCCGGCGCCACCGCCAGCTCTTATATCCCCTTCTGCAGCAGCCCATCTGCTCCGATGACCGCCGCCACCACGTCTGACAGCGGTCTCACCTTCAACAACTTCCACGCCGCCATGGCTTCGAGGAAGCGGCCGCGAGACTGGGATCGACAGCTTTCCTTCCTCGGCCAAGATTTGTCCTCCCACATCCAGCAGCAGATGCTCGACGTTGATCGCATCATCCTGCACCAC GCTGAGAAGGTGAGGGTGGAGCTAATGGAGGGGCTCAAGCGGTTCCTGAGGGGAATCCTCGCCGCCGTAGAAGAAGGCCTATCGAAGCGGCTCGAATCCAAAGAAGAAGAGATCGCGAGAGTGAGCAAACTGAACTGGGCACTGGAGGAGCGCATCAAGACCCTGTGTGTCGAGAACCAGATGTGGCGGGACTTGGCGCGGAGCAACGAGGCGGCCGCCCAAGTCTTGCGGACCAACCTCGAACAGGCCCTGGCGGAGGCGCAGGTCAAAGCCGAGGAAGAGGCAGCGGCGATCGCCGCCGATGACGCCGAGTCCTGCTGCTTCGGCGACAATGCGGGCGGCGAGAACAGGGATccagcggcggcggaggcgaaGAGATCGGGGCTGAGAAGGGTGTGCAGGTGTTGCCAAGCGCAGGAGCCGTCGGTGCTGCTGTTGCCGTGTCGGCACCTCTGCGTGTGCGCGGCCTGCGGCCCGGCCGTCGTCGTCTGCCCGATCTGTAACTGCAACTCCAATGGTAGTGTCCTTGTGAACATGTCTTGA
- the LOC135677563 gene encoding sulfite exporter TauE/SafE family protein 3-like produces the protein MDFSSTAITLEEKFKSTSHSCGSKLSVAAGSRVQIKKLNDFRSHKPLNTPSITPTPNQALQNKRAFAKRPFDTATSSSSSMNDEEIGEKDSKDLLTNLFHSLLNNGGEESSYNHVMELSRWVVLGSIIGFVGAVLGSIGGVGGGGIFVPMLPLIIGFDPKTSTAISKCMIMGAAGTTVYYNLRLRHPTMDLPISDYDLAQLFQPMIMLGISIGVALNIIFPDWMLTVFLIIHFLGSYKSLGLTKKWCRTGIQGTPWGSPANPQCRTSSDDELLIKDNIYWKELTVLSSVWAAFVAVQIVKTYTTQCSTEYWVLNIMQTMNWTMMLLLIASISDS, from the exons ATGGATTTTTCATCAACGGCCATTACGTTGGAGGAAAAGTTCAAGAGCACATCACACTCCTGTGGATCCAAACTCTCCGTCGCCGCTGGCAGTAGAGTCCAAATCAAGAAGCTCAACGACTTCCGGAGTCATAAACCTCTCAATACCCCATCGATCACGCCGACCCCAAA CCAGGCATTGCAGAACAAGAGGGCCTTCGCAAAGAGGCCATTTGACACAGCTaccagcagcagtagcagcatgAATGACGAAGAGATTGGCGAGAAGGATTCCAAGGATCTCCTCACCAACCTCTTCCATTCTTTACTAAATAATGGAGGAGAAGAATCTTCTTACAATCAT GTCATGGAACTCAGCCGGTGGGTGGTGCTGGGATCCATCATTGGGTTTGTCGGTGCAGTTCTTGGCAGCATTGGTGGCGTTGGAGGAGGAGGGATCTTTGTGCCAATGCTCCCCTTGATCATTGGATTTGACCCCAAGACATCAACAGCCATTTCCAAGT GCATGATCATGGGCGCTGCAGGAACAACAGTATACTACAACCTGAGACTGAGGCACCCAACCATGGACTTACCAATCAGTGACTATGATCTAGCACAGTTGTTTCAGCCCATGATTATGTTGGGCATCAGCATTGGAGTTGCTTTGAATATAATCTTTCCAGATTGGATGCTCACTGTCTTCCTCATCATCCACTTCCTAG GAAGCTACAAATCTCTAGGCCTCACAAAGAAATG GTGCAGAACTGGAATACAAGGCACTCCCTGGGGCTCTCCTGCTAATCCACAATGTAGAACTTCATCAGATGATGAG CTACTTATAAAGGATAACATCTACTGGAAGGAATTAACAGTTCTTTCATCCGTATGGGCAGCATTTGTGGCAGTCCAGATAGTCAAG ACATACACCACACAGTGCTCCACAGAGTATTGGGTTCTAAACATCATGCAG ACAATGAACTGGACAATGATGCTACTTCTGATTGCATCAATTTCAGAttcatga